In a genomic window of Lagopus muta isolate bLagMut1 chromosome 2, bLagMut1 primary, whole genome shotgun sequence:
- the TRAM2 gene encoding translocating chain-associated membrane protein 2 yields MAFRRRAKSHPLFSQEFLIHNHADIGFCLVLSVLIALMFEVTAKTAFLFILPQYNISVPTADGELVQYHYGLKDLVTILFYIFIAIILHAVVQEYALDKINRRLHLSKVKHSKFNESGQLVVFHLTSLIWCLYVVVTEGYISNPQSLWENYPHVYLPFQVKFFYLCQLAYWLHALPELYFQKVRKEDIPRQLQCIALYLVHIAGAYLLNLTRLGLILLLLQYLAEFFFHMARLVYFTDENNEKLFNVWAVVFVVTKLFTLTLYILVIGFGLPRVENQALEPEKGNLFSFLFNHILFRMSVLLLVCLFQASVMWRFIHFQLRRWREYWHEQSSRKRAAACAKQPAKPLKRDSGYHENGVVKAENGTSPRTKKLKSP; encoded by the exons ATGGCTTTCCGGCGACGGGCCAAGAGCCACCCGCTCTTCAGCCAGGAGTTCCTCATCCACAACCACGCCGACATCGGTTTCTGCCTGGTGCTCAGCGTGCTCATCGCTCTCATGTTCGAG GTTACAGCCAAGACTGCTTTCCTCTTCATCTTACCTCAGTATAACATCAGTGTGCCTACAGCAG ATGGGGAACTGGTCCAATATCACTACGGTCTGAAGGATCTGGTCACCATCCTCTTCTACATCTTCATTGCCATCATCCTGCACGCAGTGGTGCAGGAATACGCCCTGGAC AAAATCAACAGGCGTCTCCATCTCTCCAAAGTCAAACACAGCAAGTTCAATGAGTCAGGGCAACTGGTCGTCTTCCACCTCACCTCTTTGATTTGGTGCTTGTACGTTGTGGTGACG GAAGGATACATATCAAACCCCCAGAGTTTGTGGGAAAACTACCCGCATGTTTATCTTCC CTTCCAGGTGAAGTTCTTCTACCTGTGTCAGCTGGCCTACTGGCTGCACGCGTTGCCAGAGCTCTACTTCCAAAAAGTTCGCAAG GAGGACATCCCACGCCAGCTGCAGTGCATTGCGCTCTACCTGGTGCACATCGCCGGCGCGTACCTCCTCAA TTTAACCCGCTTGGGGCTGATCCTCTTGCTGTTGCAGTATTTAGCTGAATTCTTCTTCCACATGGCCCGGCTGGTCTACTTCACAGATGAGAACAACGAGAAATT GTTTAACGTCTGGGCTGTTGTCTTTGTGGTCACCAAGCTCTTCACGCTAACCCTCTACATTTTGGTCATTGGCTTTGGTCTGCCACGCGTGGAGAACCAGGCCCTGGAACCAGAGAAAGGGAATCTCTTTAGCTTTCTCTTCAACCATATCCTCTTCAG AATGAGTGTGCTGCTGTTGGTGTGCCTCTTCCAGGCCTCGGTGATGTGGCGCTTCATCCACTTCCAGCTGCGGCGCTGGCGGGAGTACTGGCacgagcagagcagcaggaagcggGCCGCAGCCTGCGCCAAGCAGCCAGCCAAGCCGCTCAAGAGAGACTCGG GTTACCATGAAAATGGAGTGGTGAAAGCGGAGAACGGCACCTCGCCGCGAACCAAGAAGCTGAAATCACCCTAA